A window of Zavarzinella sp. contains these coding sequences:
- a CDS encoding RNA polymerase sigma factor has translation MGKPANESEFRRIVEDYYAQLYRYAYRLSGTQADAEDLTQETFCKAHLQWGKLRETTKVRSWLYTILRNVYLHKLRSAKIRKEVTLESFGTTGSGELPATMPDIPEELEVSPEKLQAALNELPEEFRTPVILFYFEEMTYRDIAEQMELPIGTVMSRLARAKTHLKARLVPQ, from the coding sequence ATGGGCAAACCGGCAAATGAATCGGAGTTCCGCCGGATTGTCGAAGACTATTATGCCCAACTCTACCGATACGCCTATCGCCTGAGTGGTACCCAGGCCGATGCAGAAGACCTGACCCAGGAAACCTTTTGCAAAGCCCACCTGCAGTGGGGTAAACTGCGGGAAACCACCAAAGTCCGGTCATGGTTGTACACCATTCTGCGGAATGTGTACTTGCACAAGCTGCGATCCGCCAAGATCCGGAAAGAGGTGACACTGGAATCGTTTGGTACTACTGGCAGTGGGGAATTGCCCGCCACGATGCCCGATATTCCTGAAGAACTGGAAGTAAGCCCGGAAAAGCTTCAGGCAGCATTAAATGAACTGCCGGAAGAGTTTCGGACCCCCGTGATTTTGTTTTATTTTGAGGAAATGACTTATCGCGATATTGCAGAGCAGATGGAACTTCCCATCGGCACCGTAATGTCTCGGTTGGCACGTGCCAAAACCCACTTAAAGGCACGATTAGTACCCCAATGA